From one Leifsonia soli genomic stretch:
- a CDS encoding carbohydrate ABC transporter permease, whose product MSTSVRGTAGAPPAAGTTPAAGSGRTHRPPLIQRILGTNPLGWLFSAPYLVFVIAIFAFPLCFAVYMSFFDYFFAAPGANVDRPFVGFDNYIQAFTDPQVLQSFVNVGIFLIINVPLTVILSLLLASGLNSIVRFRTFLRVSYYVPYVTASVATIAVWLFLFGQNGLVNQILGPLAPSPSWLSNPALAMPSIAIYVTWKGLGFYILLYLAALQNVPTELYESAATDGAGKIRQFMSVTVPGVRPATVLVLLLATITGANLFTEPYLLTGGGGPEGRSASPVLLIYQQGIQQGHPGYASAIGVILVIGVLIIGWLQNRFVGGRNES is encoded by the coding sequence ATGAGCACCTCCGTTCGCGGCACCGCGGGCGCACCTCCGGCGGCGGGCACAACGCCCGCCGCCGGGTCGGGGCGCACGCACCGGCCCCCGCTCATCCAGCGCATCCTGGGCACCAACCCGCTGGGCTGGCTGTTCAGCGCGCCCTATCTGGTCTTCGTCATCGCGATCTTCGCGTTCCCCCTGTGCTTCGCCGTGTACATGTCGTTCTTCGACTACTTCTTCGCGGCCCCCGGTGCGAACGTGGACCGCCCGTTCGTCGGGTTCGACAACTACATCCAGGCGTTCACCGACCCCCAGGTGCTGCAGTCGTTCGTCAACGTCGGCATCTTCCTGATCATCAACGTGCCGCTCACCGTCATCCTGTCGCTGCTGCTCGCCTCCGGGCTCAACAGCATCGTCCGGTTCCGCACCTTCCTGCGGGTGAGCTACTACGTGCCCTACGTGACGGCGAGCGTCGCGACCATCGCCGTCTGGCTGTTCCTGTTCGGGCAGAACGGGCTCGTCAACCAGATCCTGGGGCCGCTGGCGCCGAGCCCGAGCTGGCTGTCCAATCCGGCTCTCGCCATGCCCTCCATCGCCATCTACGTGACCTGGAAGGGTCTCGGCTTCTACATCCTGCTTTACCTCGCCGCCCTGCAGAACGTGCCGACGGAGCTGTACGAGTCGGCGGCGACCGACGGGGCCGGCAAGATCCGCCAGTTCATGTCGGTGACCGTGCCGGGCGTGCGCCCGGCGACCGTCCTCGTCCTGCTGCTGGCGACCATCACCGGTGCGAACCTGTTCACCGAGCCCTACCTGCTGACCGGTGGCGGCGGGCCGGAGGGCCGATCGGCCTCGCCCGTCCTGCTGATCTACCAGCAGGGCATCCAGCAGGGTCACCCGGGCTACGCCTCCGCGATCGGGGTCATCCTCGTGATCGGGGTGCTCATCATCGGCTGGCTGCAGAACCGGTTCGTCGGAGGGAGGAACGAGTCATGA
- a CDS encoding MFS transporter: MTAAAVGVSHASVRRLIAPLALAQFICSFAGSNMNVMINDMSRDLDTTVQGIQVSITLFLLTMAALMIPAGKLTDKIGRKRCFTLGLIVYGVGAIISAFAPGLWALILGNSLLEGVGTALLIPPVYILTTLYLPDIATRAWAFGIISALGGIGAAAGPLIGGLITSAISWRAAFLFQTLIIVVILLLSRRLTDPVPADPGRPFDVVGAVLSALGLFVLVLGILAADSSVPLMIALVVAGLVILFLFFWWVRRRERAGKEALLSTALFANRVSNIALITQNVQWVLLMGTSFTVSAYLQVVRGHNAIETGVIFTAATVGLLLTSLVAGRLAKLFSQRDLILTGFVLCLAGVVLLIWLVAVSTTEWSFVPGLFLIGAGLGLMLTPSVNVVQSSFPEKAQGEISGLSRSVSNLGSTLGTAIAGTILVANIDAGGAAYGTAMGALAILGVGGLIAAIFLPEDRHRRAPA, encoded by the coding sequence ATGACCGCAGCAGCCGTCGGCGTCTCGCACGCATCGGTCCGGCGCCTGATCGCGCCCCTCGCACTCGCGCAGTTCATCTGCAGCTTCGCCGGGTCGAACATGAACGTGATGATCAACGACATGTCCCGCGACCTCGACACGACGGTCCAGGGCATCCAGGTCAGCATCACCCTCTTCCTGCTGACGATGGCGGCCCTGATGATCCCGGCGGGCAAGCTCACCGACAAGATCGGCCGGAAGCGCTGTTTCACACTGGGGCTGATCGTCTACGGCGTCGGGGCGATCATCAGCGCGTTCGCGCCCGGGCTATGGGCCCTCATCCTCGGCAACAGCCTCCTGGAGGGGGTCGGGACGGCTCTGCTGATCCCGCCGGTGTACATCCTGACCACGCTCTACCTGCCCGACATCGCGACGCGCGCGTGGGCGTTCGGCATCATCAGCGCGCTGGGCGGCATCGGCGCCGCCGCCGGCCCGCTGATCGGCGGCCTGATCACCAGCGCGATCAGCTGGCGGGCGGCCTTCCTGTTCCAGACGCTGATCATCGTGGTCATCCTGCTTCTCAGCCGGCGGCTGACCGACCCCGTGCCCGCCGACCCCGGCCGGCCGTTCGACGTCGTGGGGGCCGTGCTCTCCGCCCTCGGCCTGTTCGTGCTGGTGCTCGGCATCCTCGCGGCGGACTCCAGCGTCCCTCTGATGATCGCGCTCGTCGTCGCCGGGCTCGTCATCCTGTTCCTGTTCTTCTGGTGGGTGCGGAGGCGGGAGCGCGCAGGCAAGGAGGCGCTGCTGTCGACCGCGCTGTTCGCGAACCGGGTGTCGAACATCGCGCTGATCACCCAGAACGTGCAGTGGGTGCTGCTGATGGGCACGTCGTTCACCGTGTCCGCCTACTTGCAGGTGGTGCGCGGCCACAACGCGATCGAGACCGGCGTCATCTTCACCGCGGCGACGGTCGGACTCCTCCTCACCTCGCTGGTGGCGGGACGGCTGGCGAAGCTCTTCTCGCAGCGCGACCTCATCCTGACCGGGTTCGTGCTCTGCCTCGCCGGGGTGGTGCTCCTGATCTGGCTCGTGGCGGTGAGCACGACCGAGTGGTCGTTCGTGCCCGGGCTGTTCCTGATCGGCGCGGGGCTCGGCCTGATGCTGACGCCGTCGGTGAACGTCGTCCAGTCTTCGTTCCCCGAGAAGGCGCAGGGCGAGATCTCCGGGCTGTCGCGGAGCGTGTCCAACCTCGGATCGACACTCGGAACGGCGATCGCCGGCACCATCCTCGTCGCCAACATCGACGCGGGCGGCGCGGCCTACGGCACGGCGATGGGCGCTCTGGCGATCCTCGGCGTCGGCGGCCTGATCGCTGCGATCTTCCTGCCGGAGGACCGCCACCGCCGCGCGCCGGCGTGA
- a CDS encoding RNA polymerase sigma factor, producing the protein MEDQATTPGPDAAAVGFVFREQYGRAVSVLYRVFGDLDRAEDAVQDAFAAALVRWPRDGIPPAPAGWIITTARRRAIDRLRRDAVGREKEAEAVLLGRLTRDDTADAHSGADSGGNTDGDADAIADDRLRLVFTCCHPALSPEARVALTLRLLGGLTTAEIARAFLVPETTMAQRISRAKAKIRDARIPYRIPSADDLPTRLRSVLAVVYLVFSEGYAASAGDRLVREDLCTEAIRLARELRSLLPDEEEVLGLLALLLLVDARRAARVDADGALVPLPEQDRTRWNAAQIAEGHDLVRRCLAQGRPGPYQLQAAIQAVHDDAPAAADTDWPQIVALYDQLLRTSPTPVVALNRAVAVAEVEGNDAGLAALDPLRETLAGFYLLHGVRAGLLRRAGRTREAAEEYAVAASLCGGDAERAFLLGQRDALTGRD; encoded by the coding sequence ATGGAGGACCAAGCGACCACCCCCGGGCCGGACGCCGCCGCGGTCGGATTCGTCTTCCGGGAGCAGTACGGCCGCGCCGTCTCGGTGCTGTACCGCGTCTTCGGCGATCTCGATCGCGCCGAGGACGCGGTGCAGGACGCCTTCGCCGCCGCTCTCGTGCGCTGGCCACGCGACGGGATCCCGCCCGCGCCCGCCGGCTGGATCATCACGACGGCCCGCCGCCGCGCGATCGACCGGCTGCGGCGGGACGCGGTGGGGCGCGAGAAGGAGGCGGAGGCCGTCCTGCTCGGGCGGCTGACCCGCGATGACACGGCCGACGCCCACTCCGGCGCCGACTCGGGTGGAAACACCGACGGAGACGCCGATGCGATCGCGGACGACCGCCTCCGGCTCGTCTTCACCTGCTGCCACCCCGCCCTGTCGCCGGAGGCCCGCGTCGCGTTGACGCTGCGGCTGCTCGGCGGCCTCACGACCGCCGAGATCGCCCGGGCGTTCCTCGTGCCGGAGACCACGATGGCGCAGCGCATCTCCCGGGCGAAGGCGAAGATCCGCGACGCGCGCATCCCGTACCGCATCCCGTCCGCAGATGACCTCCCGACCCGGCTGCGGTCGGTGCTGGCGGTGGTCTACCTCGTCTTCAGCGAGGGCTACGCGGCGAGCGCAGGCGACCGGCTCGTGCGGGAGGACCTGTGCACGGAGGCGATCCGCCTGGCGCGCGAGCTGCGCTCCCTGCTGCCGGACGAGGAGGAGGTGCTCGGCCTCCTCGCGCTGCTGCTCCTGGTGGATGCGCGCCGCGCCGCCCGGGTGGACGCCGACGGCGCGCTCGTGCCGCTTCCCGAGCAGGACCGCACCCGCTGGAACGCGGCGCAGATCGCCGAGGGGCACGACCTGGTGCGCAGGTGCCTGGCCCAGGGACGACCGGGGCCGTACCAGCTGCAGGCGGCCATCCAGGCGGTGCACGATGACGCCCCGGCCGCCGCGGACACCGACTGGCCGCAGATCGTCGCCCTGTACGACCAGCTGCTGCGCACCTCCCCCACTCCCGTCGTCGCCCTGAACCGCGCCGTCGCCGTGGCCGAAGTGGAGGGGAACGACGCGGGCCTGGCTGCGCTCGACCCGCTGCGCGAGACGCTCGCCGGCTTCTACCTGCTGCACGGCGTGCGGGCGGGGCTGCTGCGACGTGCTGGCCGCACCCGCGAGGCGGCGGAGGAGTACGCCGTCGCCGCCTCGCTGTGCGGGGGCGACGCGGAGCGCGCGTTCCTCCTCGGGCAGAGGGATGCGCTCACCGGGCGCGACTGA
- a CDS encoding YciI family protein, with amino-acid sequence MTQYLLSVYQPDGPIPSPEALAAIGRDLDALNADIRAAGAWVFSNGLLPVSSATVLRPQDGEVLVTDGPFAEGKEHLGGFTIVEAPDLDAALEWGRRLAIASTLPVEVRPFAG; translated from the coding sequence ATGACCCAGTACCTGCTCAGCGTCTACCAGCCGGACGGCCCCATCCCCTCGCCCGAGGCCCTCGCCGCCATCGGCCGCGACCTCGACGCGCTCAACGCGGACATCCGCGCGGCGGGCGCCTGGGTGTTCTCCAACGGCCTCCTTCCGGTCTCGTCGGCCACCGTGCTCCGCCCGCAGGACGGCGAGGTGCTCGTCACCGACGGCCCGTTCGCCGAGGGCAAGGAGCATCTCGGCGGCTTCACGATCGTCGAGGCGCCCGACCTGGATGCCGCCCTCGAGTGGGGCAGGCGCCTCGCCATCGCCTCCACTCTGCCGGTGGAGGTGCGGCCCTTCGCGGGCTGA
- a CDS encoding LacI family DNA-binding transcriptional regulator: MSPANVTINDVARAAGVSKSLVSLTLNARPGVASETRERILRTARELGWTPHPGARGLSTRRAYALGLVLRREPRTIEVDPFFASFIAGVETVLAERGNVLVLTVVPDRAAEERAYERLVADKRVDGFLLTDLLAADDRIPLISRLGSYAVSLGEPPGGSPFPVITRDYDAGIDDLVQHLVRLGHRRIAHVSGDERMLHGLRRRERFELAAAAAGITPVVVTTDFSPEQGAEATKALLETEDRPTAIVYGNDPMAIAGMGVAHERGLDLPAELSITGLDGSHIGSFVYPSLTTLDNDPAGWGTAAATALLRLVEDGEPGDVALPPARLVVRASTAPPSAG; encoded by the coding sequence ATGAGTCCCGCCAACGTCACGATCAACGACGTCGCCCGCGCCGCGGGCGTCAGCAAGTCGCTCGTGTCGCTCACCCTCAACGCGCGGCCCGGGGTCGCGAGCGAGACGCGGGAGCGCATCCTTCGGACCGCCCGCGAGCTCGGCTGGACACCGCATCCCGGCGCCCGGGGGCTCAGCACGCGGCGCGCGTACGCCCTCGGGCTGGTGCTGCGGCGCGAACCCCGGACGATCGAGGTCGACCCGTTCTTCGCGTCGTTCATCGCCGGCGTCGAGACCGTGCTCGCCGAGCGCGGGAACGTCCTCGTGCTGACCGTCGTGCCCGATCGCGCCGCAGAGGAGCGCGCCTACGAGCGGCTCGTCGCCGACAAGCGCGTCGACGGGTTCCTGCTCACCGACCTGCTGGCCGCGGACGATCGCATCCCGCTGATCTCCCGGCTCGGCTCGTACGCCGTCTCACTCGGCGAACCGCCCGGCGGCAGCCCGTTCCCGGTCATCACCCGCGACTACGACGCCGGCATCGACGACCTCGTCCAGCACCTCGTGCGGCTCGGCCACCGGCGCATCGCCCACGTCTCGGGCGACGAGCGGATGCTGCACGGGCTTCGCAGGCGGGAGCGCTTCGAGCTCGCCGCGGCCGCGGCCGGCATCACGCCCGTCGTCGTCACCACAGACTTCTCTCCCGAGCAGGGCGCAGAGGCCACGAAGGCCCTGCTCGAGACAGAGGACCGCCCGACCGCGATCGTCTACGGGAACGACCCCATGGCGATCGCGGGAATGGGCGTCGCCCACGAGCGAGGGCTCGACCTCCCGGCCGAGCTCTCCATCACCGGACTGGACGGCTCGCACATCGGGTCGTTCGTCTACCCCTCCCTCACCACCCTCGACAACGACCCGGCCGGCTGGGGAACCGCCGCCGCCACCGCGCTGCTGCGGCTGGTGGAGGACGGCGAGCCCGGCGACGTGGCACTGCCGCCCGCGCGGCTGGTGGTGCGCGCCTCCACCGCCCCGCCGTCGGCCGGCTGA
- a CDS encoding glycoside hydrolase family 15 protein, translated as MAADEHAYPDIADHGLIGDLQSVALVSTTGSIDWFCAPRFDSPAVFSSLLDREKGGFFRLGAEDEGMRVRQMYFPQTAVLITRFLCPSGVGEVIDFMPVADEPTIATDNRVVLRGIRVVRGELDFRIECRPRFEFGRRHHTASVADGGVAFEGDGVRASLSGLTADELAGVDLSAGDVDATITVAAGDLRLFVFQTAPEPGAEPLSTDTGQAVFRETVAFWRDWLQRSTYSGRWREAVERSAMVLKLLQYAPSGGLVAAPTAALPEQLGGVRNWDYRYTWIRDGSFSVFSLLALGYTEEAIAFALWVADRVAEQAGEGSGPLKIMYRIDGSSDLQERELEEFEGYAGSRPVNIGNGAADQLQLDIYGEAFDALYATEHYRPIGHPGWSTLCGILDWLGANWDQPDEGVWETRGGRKDFTYGRIMCWVAFDRAIAIARERGLPAPLEAWLQARDAIYEQVFTRCWNPDRQAFVQYPGTDVVDAITLLMPLVGMISPQDPMWLSTLDAITEELVTDSLVYRYNPAASPDGLPGAEGTFSLCSFFYVNALTDAGRIDDAQYAFEKMLTYGNHLGLFAEEIDPTGLQLGNFPQAFTHLALIRAAITLDAALDRPRMRETPARPASGPRRR; from the coding sequence ATGGCCGCAGACGAGCACGCGTACCCGGATATCGCCGATCACGGTCTGATCGGCGACCTGCAGTCGGTCGCCCTGGTGTCCACGACGGGCTCGATCGACTGGTTCTGCGCTCCCCGCTTCGATTCGCCCGCGGTGTTCTCGTCGCTGCTCGACCGGGAGAAGGGCGGGTTCTTCCGGCTCGGGGCCGAGGACGAGGGGATGCGCGTCCGGCAGATGTACTTCCCGCAGACGGCCGTGCTGATCACCCGCTTCCTGTGCCCGTCGGGGGTCGGGGAGGTGATCGACTTCATGCCGGTCGCCGACGAACCGACGATCGCGACCGACAACCGGGTCGTCCTGCGCGGCATCCGCGTCGTCCGCGGCGAGCTGGACTTCCGCATCGAGTGCCGGCCGCGGTTCGAGTTCGGCCGCCGTCACCACACGGCGAGCGTCGCCGACGGCGGCGTGGCGTTCGAGGGCGACGGCGTGCGGGCATCCCTCAGCGGACTGACCGCCGACGAGCTCGCCGGAGTGGACCTCTCCGCCGGCGACGTCGACGCGACGATCACGGTGGCGGCGGGCGATCTGCGGCTCTTCGTGTTCCAGACCGCGCCAGAACCGGGAGCGGAGCCCCTCTCGACGGACACCGGGCAGGCGGTGTTCCGCGAGACGGTCGCGTTCTGGCGCGACTGGCTGCAGCGCAGCACGTACTCGGGCCGGTGGCGGGAGGCGGTCGAGCGTTCGGCCATGGTGCTGAAGCTGCTGCAGTACGCCCCGAGCGGCGGCCTCGTCGCCGCGCCGACGGCCGCCCTGCCCGAGCAGCTCGGGGGAGTCCGCAATTGGGACTACCGCTACACCTGGATCCGCGACGGCTCGTTCTCGGTGTTCTCGCTGCTCGCGCTGGGATACACGGAGGAGGCGATCGCCTTCGCGCTCTGGGTCGCCGACCGCGTGGCGGAGCAGGCCGGTGAGGGCTCCGGACCGCTGAAGATCATGTACCGGATCGACGGCTCGTCCGACCTGCAGGAGCGCGAGCTCGAGGAGTTCGAGGGATACGCGGGGTCGCGTCCCGTCAACATCGGCAACGGCGCGGCCGACCAGCTGCAGCTCGACATCTACGGGGAGGCGTTCGACGCGCTCTACGCCACCGAGCACTATCGGCCGATCGGGCATCCCGGCTGGAGCACGCTGTGCGGCATCCTCGACTGGCTCGGCGCGAACTGGGACCAGCCGGACGAAGGCGTCTGGGAGACGCGCGGCGGCCGCAAGGACTTCACCTACGGGCGCATCATGTGCTGGGTCGCGTTCGACCGGGCTATCGCGATCGCCCGGGAACGCGGTCTCCCCGCGCCCCTCGAGGCGTGGTTGCAGGCGCGCGACGCGATCTACGAGCAGGTGTTCACGCGCTGCTGGAACCCGGACCGGCAGGCGTTCGTGCAGTATCCCGGGACGGACGTGGTGGATGCGATCACCCTGCTGATGCCGCTCGTCGGCATGATCTCGCCTCAGGACCCGATGTGGCTGTCGACGCTCGACGCGATCACCGAGGAGCTCGTGACGGACAGCCTCGTCTACCGCTACAACCCGGCCGCGTCGCCGGATGGGCTGCCCGGGGCCGAGGGCACGTTCTCGCTGTGCTCGTTCTTCTACGTCAACGCCCTCACGGATGCGGGCAGGATCGACGACGCGCAGTACGCCTTCGAGAAGATGCTCACTTACGGCAACCACCTGGGTCTGTTCGCCGAGGAGATCGACCCGACAGGATTGCAGCTGGGAAACTTCCCGCAGGCGTTCACCCACCTCGCGCTCATCCGGGCCGCGATCACCCTGGATGCTGCGCTCGACCGGCCGCGGATGCGGGAGACGCCTGCACGTCCGGCCTCGGGCCCGCGGCGCCGCTGA
- a CDS encoding ABC transporter substrate-binding protein — MRKRRIAISLVTAGIVAGTLAACGSSGGGGGDAMKAHGPITIWYSNNTQEVQWGKAMVSAWNSAHPDEKIKAQEVPAGKSTEEVIGAAITAGTTPCLVFNNLPAATGQWQKQGGLVDLSKFADGAKYIEARSGDAAAQYKSADGDYYQMPWKQNPVMIFYNKAIFQKAGLDAENPDLSTYDKFLAAAQKIKSSGAAPYAIYPAPTSEFFQVNFDYLPLLAAQTGGKTFIEDGKATITSQDSLDVANFWKTIYSDGLAGKEQYQGDAFQDGKAAMAIVGPWAIAYYGDKVQWGSVPVPTKDGTSADETYTFPDAKNIGMYTSCKNQGTAWEVIKFATSQEQDGKLLDVSGQMPIRKDLATTYASYFASHPAYKEFGAQSAHTVDDPTGTNTIAQMQALRDAYTKAVVNGSGSVEDVFKTAAEKIDKLQAQK; from the coding sequence ATGCGAAAGCGTAGAATCGCCATCTCCCTCGTCACCGCCGGCATCGTCGCCGGCACCCTGGCCGCGTGCGGCTCGAGCGGAGGCGGCGGCGGTGACGCCATGAAGGCGCACGGCCCGATCACCATCTGGTACTCGAACAACACCCAGGAGGTGCAGTGGGGCAAGGCGATGGTCTCCGCCTGGAACTCCGCGCACCCCGACGAGAAGATCAAGGCGCAGGAGGTGCCGGCCGGCAAGAGCACGGAAGAGGTCATCGGCGCCGCCATCACCGCGGGCACCACACCGTGCCTGGTGTTCAACAACCTCCCGGCCGCGACCGGCCAGTGGCAGAAGCAGGGCGGTCTCGTCGACCTGTCGAAGTTCGCCGACGGCGCGAAGTACATCGAGGCGCGCAGCGGCGACGCGGCGGCGCAGTACAAGTCGGCCGACGGCGACTACTACCAGATGCCGTGGAAGCAGAACCCCGTCATGATCTTCTACAACAAGGCCATCTTCCAGAAGGCCGGCCTCGACGCCGAGAACCCCGATCTGTCGACCTACGACAAGTTCCTGGCCGCCGCCCAGAAGATCAAGTCCTCTGGCGCTGCCCCGTACGCGATCTACCCCGCGCCGACCAGCGAGTTCTTCCAGGTGAACTTCGACTACCTGCCGCTCCTCGCCGCGCAGACCGGTGGCAAGACCTTCATCGAGGACGGCAAAGCCACGATCACGAGCCAGGACTCGCTGGATGTCGCGAACTTCTGGAAGACCATCTACAGTGACGGCCTCGCCGGCAAGGAGCAGTACCAGGGCGACGCGTTCCAGGACGGCAAGGCCGCGATGGCCATCGTCGGCCCCTGGGCGATCGCGTACTACGGCGACAAGGTGCAGTGGGGCTCCGTCCCGGTCCCGACCAAGGACGGCACGTCGGCGGACGAGACCTACACGTTCCCGGACGCGAAGAACATCGGCATGTACACCTCGTGCAAGAACCAGGGCACCGCGTGGGAAGTGATCAAGTTCGCGACCAGCCAGGAGCAGGACGGCAAGCTGCTCGACGTCAGCGGCCAGATGCCCATCCGCAAGGACCTCGCCACGACCTACGCGTCGTACTTCGCATCGCACCCCGCGTACAAGGAGTTCGGTGCGCAGAGCGCCCACACGGTGGACGACCCGACCGGCACGAACACCATCGCGCAGATGCAGGCCCTGCGTGACGCCTACACGAAGGCCGTCGTGAACGGCAGCGGATCGGTCGAGGACGTCTTCAAGACCGCCGCCGAGAAGATCGACAAGCTGCAGGCGCAGAAGTAG
- a CDS encoding glycoside hydrolase family 130 protein, with product MSAFPYRLARAGVVMTPVVGDPLEAEGVLNPASGRGPDGELYLLPRLVAEGNVSRVGLARVVTEDGVPVAVERQGVVLEPDRPFERGRSNAGVEDPRITFIPSLGLHVMTYVAYGPLGPHTAVAVSDDLRAWRRLGPVSFEYDDELGIDLSLFHNKDTVFFPEPVTAPDGTPSLAVLHRPVWDLGEIRPGEGEHPPAGESRPSIWIAFIPVDPVERDLRELARWRQNRFLAGPEFPFEELKIGAGPAPKRVPEGWLLIHHGVTGRLESGVAQQKNVNYAAGAMILDADEPWRVLDRTAEPILSAETDDERSGIVPNVVFPTAIETVDGRDWVFYGMADSKIGVALLERDSAAG from the coding sequence ATGAGCGCGTTCCCGTACCGACTCGCGCGCGCGGGTGTCGTGATGACCCCCGTCGTCGGCGACCCGCTCGAGGCCGAGGGGGTGCTGAACCCCGCGTCCGGCCGCGGCCCCGACGGCGAGCTGTATCTGCTCCCCCGCCTGGTCGCGGAGGGCAACGTCTCGCGCGTGGGTCTCGCTCGCGTGGTCACGGAGGACGGCGTCCCCGTCGCCGTCGAACGCCAGGGCGTCGTGCTCGAACCGGACCGCCCCTTCGAGCGCGGCCGGTCCAACGCCGGCGTCGAGGATCCGCGGATCACGTTCATCCCGTCGCTCGGGCTGCACGTCATGACCTACGTCGCGTACGGTCCTCTCGGGCCGCACACCGCCGTCGCCGTCTCCGACGACCTGCGCGCCTGGAGGCGGCTCGGACCGGTGTCGTTCGAGTACGACGACGAGCTCGGCATCGACCTCTCGCTTTTCCACAACAAGGACACGGTGTTCTTCCCCGAGCCGGTCACCGCACCTGACGGCACACCGAGTCTCGCCGTGCTGCACCGCCCGGTGTGGGATCTGGGCGAGATCCGCCCGGGCGAGGGCGAGCATCCTCCGGCGGGCGAGAGCCGGCCCAGCATCTGGATCGCGTTCATCCCCGTGGATCCCGTGGAGCGCGACCTGCGCGAGCTCGCCCGGTGGCGCCAGAACCGTTTTCTCGCCGGTCCCGAGTTCCCGTTCGAGGAGCTCAAGATCGGCGCGGGCCCCGCCCCGAAGCGTGTCCCCGAGGGCTGGCTGCTGATCCACCACGGCGTCACCGGCCGGCTGGAGTCGGGCGTCGCGCAGCAGAAGAACGTCAACTACGCCGCCGGCGCGATGATCCTCGACGCCGACGAGCCGTGGCGGGTGCTCGACCGCACCGCCGAGCCGATCCTTTCCGCCGAGACGGACGACGAGCGCAGCGGCATCGTTCCGAACGTGGTCTTCCCGACCGCGATCGAGACGGTGGACGGCCGCGACTGGGTCTTCTACGGAATGGCCGACTCGAAGATCGGCGTCGCGCTGCTGGAGCGGGACTCCGCCGCCGGCTGA
- a CDS encoding carbohydrate ABC transporter permease, whose product MTTETTPRPAPRPARPARTRRRKDLGTPRRLSRGQTILQGIVLTLGAIAFLFPFYYMLVGSLQTAPDTSIAGAFPNPANLTLQNYAEINSRINLLTGLVNSGIFTGGVLLGTVVFGVLAGYSLAVLQWRGRGVTFALALLVQTIPFQLLMIPLYVLIARNYGLADNYLGMILPFAINSAAVLIFRQYFLQLPKELFDAARVDGAGEFRLLWRIALPLVRPALVTVLLLTFIGPWNEFLWPFLITKEASLQPLAVSLANYISTVAGSTANPYGAILSGAVVLAAPVVVLFIVFQRYFTSTDLGSSVKG is encoded by the coding sequence ATGACCACAGAGACCACACCACGGCCCGCACCGCGGCCGGCCAGGCCGGCACGCACCAGGCGACGGAAGGACCTGGGGACTCCGCGGCGACTGAGCCGCGGGCAGACGATCCTGCAGGGCATCGTGCTCACGCTCGGCGCCATCGCGTTCCTGTTCCCGTTCTATTACATGCTGGTCGGGTCGCTGCAGACGGCGCCAGACACGTCCATCGCCGGTGCCTTCCCGAATCCGGCCAACCTGACGCTGCAGAACTATGCCGAGATCAACTCGCGCATCAACCTGCTGACAGGTCTGGTGAACTCGGGGATCTTCACGGGCGGGGTGCTGCTGGGCACCGTCGTGTTCGGCGTCCTCGCGGGCTACTCGCTCGCCGTGCTGCAGTGGCGCGGACGCGGGGTCACCTTCGCCCTCGCCCTGCTGGTGCAGACCATCCCGTTCCAGCTGCTGATGATCCCGCTGTACGTGCTCATCGCCCGCAACTACGGGCTCGCCGACAACTACCTCGGGATGATCCTGCCCTTCGCCATCAACTCGGCGGCGGTGCTCATCTTCCGGCAGTACTTCCTGCAGCTCCCCAAGGAGCTGTTCGACGCCGCCCGGGTCGACGGCGCCGGCGAGTTCCGGCTGCTCTGGCGGATCGCGCTGCCCCTGGTGCGCCCCGCGCTCGTCACGGTGCTGCTGCTGACGTTCATCGGCCCGTGGAACGAGTTCCTCTGGCCCTTCCTGATCACCAAGGAGGCGAGCCTGCAGCCGCTGGCCGTCTCGCTGGCGAACTACATCTCGACGGTCGCCGGATCCACCGCGAACCCGTACGGCGCCATCCTCTCCGGAGCCGTGGTGCTCGCAGCGCCCGTCGTCGTGCTGTTCATCGTGTTCCAGCGCTACTTCACCTCCACCGATCTGGGCTCGTCCGTCAAGGGCTGA